The DNA window GCGCGGGTTGGCGAGGTTCCACGCGTTGAAATCGGCGACCTGCGGACCCTCCACCGCCACGATACGGAAGATTTGACCCGCCCGCACCGGCCAGGCCCGGCCCGAGCGCATGGGGACGATGAATTGCTCGACGGGCGTCCGTGCTGACCCCGCCAGGCGGTCATAGAACTGGCGATCGACCTCGATCGGCGAGCCCGGCTTCGGTTCGTAGATGACCCGCGGTGGCGCCATGCGATCCCCTCCAGTTGACGCCCCCCAGGATAGCCCAGGAGGCCTTGCAAGAAACCCCTTGACAGGATGCCCCCGAGTCTCCAGCATCCGGCCAAGCTCGGGGCTGATCCGCAGCAACTGCTCACGCCGCACTTTCACGCGGAAGGGGGACGTCATGTGCAGGTGGAGATGGCTGGGAATATTCTGGGGCGCCGCGCTCGCCGTAGTGGCCACGATTCCGATGGACGCCACCGCTCAGCAGTGTCCGAAGGGCAAGCTTCGCATCTACACCTCGTGGCCGATGCAGGGGGCGATGATCCCCGAGGGCACGGGCATGAAGAACGGCGTCGATCTGGCGGTGTCCGAGGCCGGCGGCGCCGTCGCCGGCTACTGTCTCGAAATCATCAATCTCGACGACGCCTCCCCGCAGACGGGCAAGTGGGACGGCGCGGTCGAGGCGGAGAACGCGAACAAGGCGGTGGCCGACCCGCTCGCCATCATCTACATCGGGACCTACAATTCCGGCGCGGCCAAGGTCTCGATCCCCATCAACAACCGCGCCCACATGGCCCAGATCACCCCGGCCAACACTTATCCGGGGCTGACCAAGAAGCAGGGCGCCGCGCCGGGTGAGCCCGAGATCTATCGACCGATGGGGTTTGTCAACTACTTCCGCCCGGTGCCGGCCGACGACATCCAGGGCGCGGTCGGCGCCAAGTGGGCGAAGCGCCTCGGCGCCAAGAAGGTGTACGTCCTCAACGATCAGGAGCTGTACGGCAAGGGGATCGCCGACGTCTTCGAGGCCACCGCCAAGAAGATCGGGCTCGCCATCGTGGCCAACGAGGGCATCGACTGGAAGCAGCCCGACCAGAAGCCCGTCCTGACCAAGGTGCGCGCCTCCGGCGCCGACCTCGTCTACATGGGCGGCGTCATCGAGACGGGTGCGCAGGTCATCATCCGCCAGATGAAGGAAGTTGGGCTGGTGGCGCCCCGGGTGCGGTTCATGGGGCCGGACGGCCTCCTCGAGGAAGAGCTGCTCAAGGGCGCGACCTGCGAGGTGGCCATGGCCACCGAGATGCGGGTGACCTTCGCCGGTCTTCCCTTCGAGAAGATGAAGGGGATCGGGGCCAAGACCTACGAGGAGTACAAGAAGCGGTTCGGGAAGGAGCCCACCGCCTACGCTCTCTACGCCGCGGAGGCGGGCCGGGTCGCCATCGACGGGATCAAGCGCGCGGCCTCGGCGATCGAGCGCGCCAAGGACATCACCGAGAAGCGGGAGGCGGTGCGCAAGGCGATCTCGACCACCAAGAACTTCGACGGGATCAACGGGAAGTGGAGCTTCGACGCCAACGGTGACGTCGACTACGACACGATGTCCGGCTTCAAGGTGGTGAAGGCCGACACCCCGATCGGCTGCAAGTTCCAGTTCGAGTCCATCCTCGAGTAGGGTCCGGGGAGCTTTGGGAGGAGCGTTAGCCGAGACTATTCATCAACGTGGCTCCGTCTGCCCCCTCACCCTCCCCTCTCCCCCGATGGGGGAGAGGGATTGGAGTCTGGCGGACTCTTTTCGGATCCCTCGCCCCCGGAGGGGGAGAGGGGCAGGGTGAGGGGGGGCATATGATGACGAACACGCGTTCATGAATAGTTCAGGCTAGCGCTCTTCCCCGAGCCGAGCCGACTCACTTGAACTGGCACGAGGTCCTGATCCAGCAGACGATCAACGGGGTCACCCGCGGGGCCGTCTTCGCCCTCATCGCCCTCGGCTACACGATGGTCTACGGGATCATCGGCCTGATCAACTTCGCCCACGGCGATGTCTTCATGCTGGGCCTCTTCATCTCGCTCAGCTACTTCACCTTGCTCGGCATCGCCACCACGCTGCACGGCTGGCACCTGGTCGCCGTCCTGCCTCTCGTCTTCCTCCTCACCATGCTGACCACGGGGGCGATCAACGTTGCTATTGACCGCGTGGCCTACCGTCCCCTCCGCCACGCGTTTCGGCTCGCGCCGCTGATCACCGCGATCGGCGTCTCGTTCATGCTCGAGAACCTCGCCCTGATCTGGAAGGGCCCCGCCCCGATCGCCTACCCCGATCTGTTCCCGTCCGTGGACATTCTCCGGGAGTGGGTCGGCATGGAGTCGCTGCTGTTCATCACGACCAAGGACGTCCTGGTGCTGGCCACCACCATTCCCCTCATGGTCGCGCTCCAGTACTTCGTGACCCGGACACGGTGGGGCAAAGCGATGCGGGCGACCGCGCAGGACAAGGAGACCGCGCTGTCCATGGGGATCGACGTCGAGAAGACGATCATCCTGACCTTCTTCATCGGGGGCGCCCTGGCGGGAGCAGCCGGCCTCATCCAGGGCCTCTACTACAACATCGGGATGTGGTGGATGGGCTACCAGGCCGGCCTCCGCGCCTTCACGGCGGCGGTGCTGGGCGGCATCGGGAGCATGCCCGGGGCGGCCCTCGGCGGCCTGCTCATCGGCTTCCTCTCCGCGTGGAGCGACCAGTACATCTCGGCGCGCTGGACGAACGCGATCGTGTTCTCGATCCTGATCCTGGTCCTGGTCTTCCGACCGCAGGGACTCCTCGGCGAGCGCTCTCCGGACAAGGCATGAGAAACAGAGACCAATGGTTGTCCCGTCCGCCCGCATGAGTGATGCGGTGGGGGGGTCTGGGGGAGGAGCGGCGCCGCCCCCCCCAGATCCGGATCGATCGTGATGCGATCGCGGTCAGCGGCGCACGTATGAGCAATGCGGTGGGGGGGTCTGGGGGAGGAGCGGCGCCGCTCCCCCCCAGATCCGGAACGATCGACTCTCGCCTGCGCCCATTTCCCGCGGCCCTCCTCCTCACCGGCCTCATGGTCTACCCGTTCCTGGACCACTTGCTGCATGCGCAGACCGTCCACGCCGTGACCGACGCCATGATCTATGTCCTCCTCGCGCTGGGACTGAACATCGTCGTCGGCTACGCGGGGCTCCTCGACCTGGGCTACGCGGCCTTCTTCGCCATCGGGGCCT is part of the Candidatus Methylomirabilota bacterium genome and encodes:
- a CDS encoding branched-chain amino acid ABC transporter substrate-binding protein — its product is MCRWRWLGIFWGAALAVVATIPMDATAQQCPKGKLRIYTSWPMQGAMIPEGTGMKNGVDLAVSEAGGAVAGYCLEIINLDDASPQTGKWDGAVEAENANKAVADPLAIIYIGTYNSGAAKVSIPINNRAHMAQITPANTYPGLTKKQGAAPGEPEIYRPMGFVNYFRPVPADDIQGAVGAKWAKRLGAKKVYVLNDQELYGKGIADVFEATAKKIGLAIVANEGIDWKQPDQKPVLTKVRASGADLVYMGGVIETGAQVIIRQMKEVGLVAPRVRFMGPDGLLEEELLKGATCEVAMATEMRVTFAGLPFEKMKGIGAKTYEEYKKRFGKEPTAYALYAAEAGRVAIDGIKRAASAIERAKDITEKREAVRKAISTTKNFDGINGKWSFDANGDVDYDTMSGFKVVKADTPIGCKFQFESILE
- a CDS encoding branched-chain amino acid ABC transporter permease encodes the protein MNWHEVLIQQTINGVTRGAVFALIALGYTMVYGIIGLINFAHGDVFMLGLFISLSYFTLLGIATTLHGWHLVAVLPLVFLLTMLTTGAINVAIDRVAYRPLRHAFRLAPLITAIGVSFMLENLALIWKGPAPIAYPDLFPSVDILREWVGMESLLFITTKDVLVLATTIPLMVALQYFVTRTRWGKAMRATAQDKETALSMGIDVEKTIILTFFIGGALAGAAGLIQGLYYNIGMWWMGYQAGLRAFTAAVLGGIGSMPGAALGGLLIGFLSAWSDQYISARWTNAIVFSILILVLVFRPQGLLGERSPDKA